CACTGATGACGAAGGCAGGGGCGGTGGTCCAGGGATAGCGGGTGGTGTTGCTGAGTTTGATCGAATGCCAGACCACATTCTTCCGCTTCGGCTTGCTGATCCGATACCCCCGTTCATTCACCGCTAAGCCCTGTTCTACATCCCATTCGTAGATGTGCTGGTAGGGGACGAGGGCGGAGAAGAGGTGACAGTAGGCGCGCTCCCTCCTGTTCAGGGTTACCCCTTTCTTTTCATAGAAGAAGAGGTCCTCGGTGGAGGCGCCGGAAAGCCCGCGGATGGCGCCGTAGCCGTAGTCCACGGAGCCAGCACCAGCCTCCGCCGGAGTGGCACTTTGGACCATAAGCTTTGCCGCTCTCACATAATCTGTCCGCTCCTTTGCCCTGGTGAGGTTGGTGATGAACATCGAGAGGGAACGGGTGATATCGATGGGAGAGGGGTGGTTGGCGTAGAGGAAGTTGGGATAGCCCACCACGAGGAAGAGGTCGGCGTTTTTCAAGTCCTCGATGTCGTTTACGATTGCCGCCTTCATCGTGATCCTCGCCTTTTCTTTCCTCTCGATGTTCACTAAGTAGCTCGGGACCCAGGTTATCCCCTTGGCGAGATAGGCGAGGCGAACCCTTACCTTCCTCTTTTTGGTGGTCAATCTCAACCTGATCCTCCGGGTGCTCTCTTTTGCGGGGTAGGTTGAACTGTAGGGACCGATAAACTCAACCTTGGCGATGATGTTTCTCCTCAAGGCGAGGCTTCCCCGCTCGGTTTCGATTATCACTATCTTGCCCGGTGCCTTTTTGATCGTCCCCTCGATTACCTCCCTTCCCGCGGTTAGCCTCACCCTCTTTCCGATGTTGTGTTTGATGAGCTCGTCGATATCGCCTATCTCCCTCTTTTTTTCCTCCTTCAGCCAACAGCTCACCGCCTCCTCGAGGTAGGTGTCCTTGGTCAAGATGGAGATCCAGAAGGAGCCTAAGGTCGCTCTCGGGATGCGGTCGATCACCAGGAAGCCGTCTTTGGGAGTGCCCTCACCCTCCTCGATGAAGAAGCCAAACCCGTTTTTGAAGATGGCGATGGTCTTTGCCTTTGGGCTGATCAGGGATGGGTCGGTCTTTTTCTTTTCCCCCGTCGTGGAAAAAGCGAGCGAGGAGATGAGGAGCAATGTCAGACCAAATATAAATATTCTCCTTTTTCCTTCCTTGTTCATCTTTCCCCCCTTCATTGACATTTCTACCACAGAGGGGATGTTAAGTCAATCGGGATGATTTTTAAAGAACTCTATTATCCTTTCCGGCTTCTCCTTGGCAAGGCTCTGGAGGATGGTGAGTTTTTCCTTTGGTGAAAGCCTTTTTCCCATCTTTTCCTCCTCCCTTCTGAGCCAGGATAGGACCACCTCCTTTTCCTCGCCGTAGGGGGCTAAGTAGGCGTTTATCTGCTCCTCGAGGGAAGGGTTCTCCCCTTGTTTTGGAGGTTTTTCCCCTGAAAGGAGGGCGGAGGCGGTTTTCAGGAATCTTTCCGATCTTATCATCATCCCGTGGGCAGCGGGCGGTGTTTTGAGTTTCTCGATGATCGGTTTTAGTCTTTTGGTTTTACTGGATATCTGGGAGATGACCTGTTCTTTGGGGAGCGACTGCCAGATCTCGAGCTCCTGGAGCCGGTCTTCGAGGGGGTAGGGGGAATCCATCCCCCGGGAGAGGAAGCGCCACCAGTTTTTGATCGTCTCTTGTTCCTCATCGCTGTAGCGGACGAGGTGTCTCTGGATCCTTTGGATGCGCCAGTCATCGGTTGGTTTTTCCTGTTTTTTGTTCATTATTTCTCCCTGAACAATCTATGGGGGCGGTTATCAGGGCTTCATTTAGGTGTTTGTACATCAGGGCGAATTCTTAATAAGGTGGTTGCCCCTTTAATGAACCCCTGGGGCTGGTTAGCCCCCTGGGGCTGGTTAGCCCCCCGGAGCCTTTCTATGAGCGAGTAGGCTTCTCTTATTGCCTCGGGTATGTTTTCTTCTGCTTTTTTTCTCCCCGTTTCTTTCCCTTTTTCCTCGATAGAGTAGGGGAGGTCTCTGTATTTTTTGTTTTCTTCATCTGGGGAGGAGCCCCTCCCTAAGGGGAGGGGCTCCTCCCCTATTCTCTTTCTCTTTCTATTGTCTCTCCCATCTTTTTGATTTTTCTCGACTTGTTGCGATAAATGGTCGCTCAGAGAACCTTTATTTGAAAAATGAGAACCATTTATTGCAATCTGAGAACCATTTAATTTGATTTGGGAACCATTTATTGCAATTTGAGAACCATTTATTGAGCTCGATTCGTTCTTTGGGGGAGCCTTTGTGGGCTTTT
This region of Acidobacteriota bacterium genomic DNA includes:
- a CDS encoding DUF4139 domain-containing protein, yielding MNKEGKRRIFIFGLTLLLISSLAFSTTGEKKKTDPSLISPKAKTIAIFKNGFGFFIEEGEGTPKDGFLVIDRIPRATLGSFWISILTKDTYLEEAVSCWLKEEKKREIGDIDELIKHNIGKRVRLTAGREVIEGTIKKAPGKIVIIETERGSLALRRNIIAKVEFIGPYSSTYPAKESTRRIRLRLTTKKRKVRVRLAYLAKGITWVPSYLVNIERKEKARITMKAAIVNDIEDLKNADLFLVVGYPNFLYANHPSPIDITRSLSMFITNLTRAKERTDYVRAAKLMVQSATPAEAGAGSVDYGYGAIRGLSGASTEDLFFYEKKGVTLNRRERAYCHLFSALVPYQHIYEWDVEQGLAVNERGYRISKPKRKNVVWHSIKLSNTTRYPWTTAPAFVISGEKPIAQDIINYTPKGAKTNLKLTIASDIKTKAEEKETARKRGVRVGGIRSPLYDLVTVSGKLTIRNLKSKGITIEVRKRLTGEVLTVSHNGKVKKMAEELKGLNPHSLITWKIPLKPGEETVLTYTYQVYIRP